One Nostoc punctiforme PCC 73102 DNA window includes the following coding sequences:
- a CDS encoding CHASE2 domain-containing protein has product MISGLLKKLRVPFVKVQDSRETSNNKSWLQIILVTSVGVTVFIWGIRELKWLQPWELRVYDEMLRSRPAQAPDRRILLVKITDDDLKREKWALSDRTINQLLKKIESYQPRIVGLYLFQPENNNLAINFQNQDNIVSTCLFSSLGRDEIPPPPNFPIDNVGFSDVVSDNENDQILRRSLLFAYSTDNKCTTSFAFGALIGINYLEKQGIEYKFTNKKELQLGKTLFPRLQPNSGSYQHLDTDGYQILLNYRHPNSFADQVTLTQVLSGQVNSSLFKDRLVIIGTTAANLPPGGFYTPYSTLPDQPARMPALFIHAQIASQLISTVLDGRPLIWYWPDWVEFIWMWGWSLLGGIIVWRWQNPLLLLVVGGTALLGLVGICIGLFLQAGWVPLIPSALTLVVSSICVIAYTSYQNQRQTQVIILQVEKQQEAIAQLNILLEDKTAIPDSSLDFPAPIDSPEIKSGDLLLGGRYKMSQVLGSGGFGRTYLAQDTQRPGNPTCVVKKLMPARQDTRFLQVARRLFHSEAEILESLGKHHQIPELLAYFEDDQEFYLIQQYIEGHTLSEELPPVQDVQSELFVIEMFKQVLEVLEFVHQHRVIHRDIKPTNIIRCAQDNRLVLIDFGAVKLMQPPTSDQTELATVAIGTRGYAPPEQFAGHPRLCSDIYALGMIGIQAITGIPPQELHPDPETGNVMWRQTVPVREELAVILDKMVCYHFSDRYQSAAAVLQDLKRM; this is encoded by the coding sequence GTGATTAGTGGACTATTAAAAAAACTCCGTGTCCCTTTTGTCAAAGTTCAGGATTCCCGTGAAACTTCCAACAACAAAAGCTGGTTGCAAATTATTTTAGTTACCAGTGTGGGAGTCACCGTGTTTATCTGGGGAATTCGGGAACTCAAATGGTTACAGCCTTGGGAGTTAAGAGTTTATGATGAAATGTTGCGATCGCGTCCAGCACAAGCACCCGATCGGCGGATTTTACTAGTAAAAATCACTGACGACGATCTCAAACGAGAGAAATGGGCTTTATCAGATCGGACAATTAATCAGCTATTAAAAAAAATCGAGTCTTATCAACCGCGAATTGTTGGTTTATATCTTTTTCAACCAGAAAATAACAATTTGGCAATTAATTTTCAAAATCAAGATAACATTGTCAGCACTTGTTTGTTCAGCAGTTTGGGTAGAGATGAAATTCCACCACCACCCAATTTTCCTATAGATAATGTTGGGTTTAGCGATGTTGTTTCTGACAATGAAAACGACCAAATTCTCCGTCGTAGTTTGTTATTTGCTTACTCTACAGACAATAAATGTACAACATCATTTGCTTTTGGGGCGCTAATAGGAATTAATTATCTAGAGAAACAAGGTATTGAATACAAGTTTACTAATAAAAAAGAATTACAGTTAGGTAAAACCCTCTTTCCGCGTTTACAACCTAATTCCGGTAGCTATCAACATCTGGATACAGATGGCTATCAAATATTATTAAATTATCGTCACCCTAACAGTTTTGCCGATCAAGTAACCCTTACGCAAGTCCTCAGTGGTCAAGTTAACTCCAGTTTATTCAAAGACCGTCTTGTAATTATCGGCACTACTGCGGCTAATTTACCCCCAGGCGGATTTTATACACCCTACAGCACTTTGCCAGATCAACCAGCCAGAATGCCTGCTCTGTTTATTCATGCACAGATAGCAAGTCAACTCATCAGTACAGTGTTGGATGGGCGACCTTTAATTTGGTATTGGCCCGACTGGGTAGAATTTATTTGGATGTGGGGCTGGTCGCTTTTAGGTGGAATTATCGTATGGCGGTGGCAAAATCCCTTGCTGTTGCTAGTGGTGGGAGGAACAGCTCTACTTGGGTTAGTAGGAATCTGCATTGGTTTGTTTTTGCAGGCTGGATGGGTGCCTTTAATTCCCTCTGCTCTTACTTTGGTTGTTAGTAGTATTTGTGTAATTGCTTATACTAGCTACCAAAATCAGCGACAAACTCAGGTGATTATTCTGCAAGTTGAAAAACAACAAGAAGCGATCGCACAATTAAATATACTCTTAGAAGACAAAACCGCAATTCCCGATTCGTCTCTTGACTTTCCTGCTCCAATTGATTCACCAGAAATAAAATCAGGTGATTTGCTTTTGGGTGGACGCTACAAAATGTCTCAAGTTCTTGGTTCAGGCGGGTTTGGTCGCACTTATTTAGCACAGGATACTCAACGACCGGGTAATCCTACTTGTGTAGTTAAAAAGTTAATGCCAGCCCGTCAAGATACACGATTTTTGCAAGTTGCTCGTAGATTGTTTCATAGTGAAGCTGAAATATTAGAATCTTTGGGTAAACATCATCAGATTCCTGAATTACTTGCTTATTTTGAAGATGACCAAGAATTCTATTTAATTCAACAATATATTGAAGGACATACTTTAAGTGAAGAATTACCACCTGTACAGGATGTGCAAAGCGAATTATTTGTCATAGAGATGTTCAAACAAGTTTTAGAAGTTCTAGAATTTGTTCACCAGCATCGAGTGATTCATCGTGATATCAAACCAACTAATATTATTAGATGCGCTCAAGATAATCGGCTGGTATTGATTGACTTTGGTGCAGTCAAATTAATGCAACCACCGACTAGCGACCAAACAGAATTAGCCACAGTAGCCATTGGGACGCGGGGTTATGCACCTCCAGAACAATTTGCCGGTCATCCCCGTCTATGCAGTGACATTTACGCTTTAGGAATGATTGGTATTCAAGCCATAACTGGAATACCACCGCAAGAACTCCACCCAGATCCAGAAACGGGGAATGTGATGTGGCGGCAAACAGTGCCAGTCAGGGAAGAATTGGCGGTCATTTTAGATAAAATGGTTTGCTATCATTTTAGCGATCGCTATCAATCAGCCGCCGCAGTTTTACAAGATTTAAAACGTATGTAG
- a CDS encoding helix-turn-helix domain-containing protein, producing the protein MPAIKQPSIALLVRETRQYLKLSQVKLATMLGVSFHTVNRWENGRTRPSPLAMKQIEKLLYQMGESGEALLAKYF; encoded by the coding sequence ATGCCTGCAATCAAACAGCCAAGTATTGCACTATTGGTTCGTGAGACTCGTCAATACCTCAAACTATCACAGGTAAAACTGGCAACGATGTTAGGGGTTTCATTCCACACTGTAAACCGATGGGAAAACGGACGAACACGACCTTCACCACTCGCTATGAAACAAATTGAAAAGTTACTATACCAGATGGGGGAATCCGGTGAGGCACTTTTAGCGAAATATTTTTAA
- a CDS encoding sulfonate ABC transporter substrate-binding protein, giving the protein MLSNTVVKKSPIIRRLALFVMPGFLALSTTLTSCTSPSDNINSATEPKADPAATKTISFKTKLLRMGYQSSGDLVRVRGVLEKRLEPLGVKVEWAQFAQGPQLIEAMNVGKIDVGSVGETPPIFAQAAGARIVYLAGRRITATSGKGSAIVVPKGSPIKSLAQIKGQKVVFQKGSASHYFIIKALEEVGLKYNDIQVLSMPNVEARGAFIQGTIPVWVTGDPHLALVEKLHGARVLRDATNIGTPGGYYVGTREFAKENPELLRIILEEIDKNGQWAEANRQEVAKLISPILKIDLPIQEIISGRANYRLKGINPELMKAQQSVADLFYNEKILPKKIDVQEALLTSKEYAAITPPTLISEK; this is encoded by the coding sequence ATGTTGAGCAATACTGTAGTAAAAAAATCACCAATTATTAGAAGATTGGCATTGTTTGTAATGCCTGGTTTTTTGGCTTTATCTACCACACTAACCAGTTGTACATCACCCAGTGATAATATAAATAGCGCAACCGAACCAAAAGCAGATCCAGCAGCAACAAAAACCATTAGTTTTAAAACAAAACTTCTGAGAATGGGATATCAAAGTTCTGGTGATTTAGTTAGAGTGAGAGGAGTTTTAGAAAAACGTTTGGAACCCTTGGGTGTGAAAGTTGAATGGGCACAATTTGCCCAAGGGCCGCAACTCATAGAAGCGATGAATGTCGGCAAAATTGATGTTGGTTCAGTTGGAGAAACCCCTCCTATTTTTGCCCAAGCTGCTGGTGCAAGAATTGTCTATCTTGCTGGTAGACGAATTACTGCCACTTCTGGGAAAGGGAGTGCGATCGTAGTTCCTAAAGGTTCTCCAATTAAGAGTTTAGCACAAATCAAAGGACAAAAAGTAGTCTTTCAAAAAGGTTCAGCTTCTCACTATTTCATTATCAAAGCTTTAGAAGAAGTGGGCTTGAAATACAATGATATTCAAGTTCTGAGTATGCCCAATGTCGAAGCCCGTGGTGCATTTATTCAGGGCACTATTCCAGTTTGGGTAACTGGCGATCCTCATTTAGCTTTGGTAGAAAAACTCCACGGTGCGCGGGTACTGCGAGATGCTACTAATATTGGTACTCCAGGCGGATACTATGTAGGAACACGGGAGTTTGCTAAGGAAAATCCCGAATTACTTCGGATTATCTTGGAAGAGATTGATAAAAATGGTCAATGGGCGGAAGCAAATCGTCAAGAAGTAGCCAAACTCATATCACCCATACTTAAAATTGATTTACCCATTCAAGAAATAATTTCTGGACGCGCTAATTATCGATTAAAAGGAATTAATCCAGAGTTGATGAAAGCTCAACAAAGTGTTGCCGATTTATTTTATAACGAAAAAATCTTGCCCAAAAAGATTGATGTTCAGGAAGCACTGCTGACATCCAAAGAATATGCAGCTATTACTCCACCAACACTGATAAGTGAAAAATAG
- a CDS encoding aliphatic sulfonate ABC transporter substrate-binding protein: MAFFKDLQQSHISINKPIKSKIENLKHFLRTVNLISNKSLAIKAEAKYKIERNYLSLLVAAFSLTIPISIVGCSQENKTTQNEASPISTEAQSQSVSNTPQKQEVRIVSSKLGSLAVMRKQGTLEKSLVAKNFTVKWLEFAAGPQALEALNAGSLDIAATAESPPIFAQAAGTPLVYVVTTAFNGRGVSFLVPKNSPIKSAADFKGKKVSFQKASIAHYVLLKALQKDKLKLTDVQSIFLPPPDANVAFSQGGLDVWVTWEPYITRAIQKNIGRVLIDGQGLQDIGSFYSTSRKFAKEHPEVLKIFLEELTKADEWSKKNPDKLAELVSPDVGIDVPTLKEIQAKSVYGLLPITEQVVTKQQQIADLWYSQGLLPKKVNVRDGVLTPKEYAAFIPESIKSK; the protein is encoded by the coding sequence ATGGCATTTTTTAAAGATTTGCAGCAATCTCATATATCTATTAACAAGCCGATAAAATCTAAAATCGAGAATTTAAAGCATTTTTTGCGAACAGTAAATCTGATATCTAATAAAAGCCTAGCTATCAAAGCAGAAGCTAAATATAAAATTGAACGTAACTATTTATCTTTACTTGTAGCTGCTTTCTCTCTCACAATCCCAATAAGCATAGTTGGTTGCAGCCAAGAAAATAAAACAACTCAAAACGAAGCATCTCCAATTAGTACAGAAGCTCAAAGCCAATCAGTTTCTAATACTCCCCAAAAGCAAGAAGTGCGAATTGTTTCTTCTAAGCTTGGTTCTCTTGCAGTTATGAGGAAACAAGGAACTTTAGAAAAAAGTTTGGTAGCGAAGAATTTTACTGTTAAGTGGTTAGAGTTTGCTGCTGGGCCGCAAGCTTTAGAAGCATTAAACGCAGGTTCTCTTGACATTGCAGCCACAGCTGAATCACCACCTATATTTGCTCAAGCAGCAGGTACACCACTTGTCTATGTAGTAACTACAGCATTTAATGGTAGAGGAGTTTCTTTTCTGGTGCCAAAAAACTCTCCAATTAAAAGTGCTGCTGACTTTAAAGGCAAAAAAGTTTCTTTTCAAAAAGCTTCTATTGCTCACTATGTTTTACTGAAAGCACTACAAAAAGATAAGCTAAAGCTCACTGATGTTCAATCTATTTTTTTACCACCTCCAGATGCAAATGTTGCTTTTAGCCAGGGTGGACTTGATGTTTGGGTAACTTGGGAACCATATATTACAAGAGCCATACAAAAAAATATTGGTCGTGTATTAATAGATGGGCAAGGACTCCAGGATATTGGAAGCTTTTATTCTACCTCGCGTAAATTTGCAAAAGAGCATCCTGAAGTTCTCAAAATTTTCCTGGAGGAGCTTACAAAAGCAGACGAGTGGTCTAAAAAGAACCCCGATAAATTAGCAGAACTTGTTTCTCCTGATGTTGGTATTGATGTTCCTACCTTGAAGGAGATTCAAGCTAAATCAGTTTATGGGTTGCTACCAATTACTGAACAGGTTGTCACTAAGCAACAACAAATTGCCGATTTGTGGTACAGCCAAGGACTCTTACCAAAGAAAGTTAATGTTAGAGATGGTGTATTAACTCCAAAAGAATATGCGGCTTTTATACCAGAATCAATTAAATCAAAATAG
- a CDS encoding TauD/TfdA dioxygenase family protein — translation MPTSTLTKVKISPIDAPLGTIVTDLDASQAIAPEVILQLKQALRDRHILIFKDQKLSDKELLNFSLYFGALFVPSDETPVLASKPGETPVVIPISNVDGGYTGTGELTFHSDHKWTPTPSSGSLLYALEIPSQGGNTYWLNTNLAYEALDETTKERIADLQLITYNPFLRDRNAPRSLYRLDKTIPLISPIFPHPLVRTHPESGKKHLYLDAATEVEVVGLEPEEESKLIEQLRQHLNQPKFYYQHKWSVGDIVYWDNQATLHYRQAFDPNERRVLKRVSLAGSRPF, via the coding sequence ATGCCTACCTCGACTTTGACCAAGGTTAAAATAAGTCCTATCGATGCTCCTTTGGGAACGATAGTTACCGATCTTGATGCCAGTCAAGCGATCGCACCTGAAGTTATATTACAACTTAAGCAAGCACTGCGCGATCGCCACATCTTAATTTTCAAAGACCAAAAGCTCTCCGATAAAGAACTTTTGAACTTTTCTCTCTACTTTGGCGCACTCTTTGTACCATCTGATGAAACTCCAGTATTGGCTTCTAAACCAGGAGAAACCCCAGTGGTGATTCCGATTTCTAATGTCGATGGCGGCTATACCGGTACTGGAGAACTAACTTTCCATTCTGACCACAAATGGACTCCCACTCCATCTAGTGGTTCGCTGCTTTATGCTTTGGAAATACCTTCTCAAGGTGGAAATACTTATTGGTTAAATACAAATTTGGCCTATGAGGCGTTAGATGAAACCACCAAAGAACGGATTGCAGATTTGCAGTTGATTACCTACAACCCATTTTTGCGAGATCGGAATGCACCCCGCTCTTTATATCGTTTAGACAAAACTATTCCTTTAATCAGTCCGATCTTTCCCCATCCTTTAGTTAGAACACATCCAGAAAGTGGTAAAAAGCATCTTTACTTAGATGCAGCTACAGAAGTGGAAGTTGTCGGGTTAGAGCCAGAAGAAGAATCTAAACTGATTGAGCAGTTGCGCCAGCATCTAAATCAACCCAAATTCTACTACCAACATAAATGGTCTGTAGGTGATATTGTCTACTGGGATAATCAAGCTACCTTGCATTACCGTCAAGCATTTGATCCAAATGAGCGACGGGTTTTGAAGCGAGTTAGTCTTGCAGGTAGCCGTCCTTTTTAG
- a CDS encoding aliphatic sulfonate ABC transporter substrate-binding protein → MPALKGKFEFRKSPRTTRRSLLFALGYCLMLSTTLSSCSQAKNNTQQSAASPGSVVSSSATEKSTDKQVVRIVRSKQLSALAILEKQGSLEKRLEPLGFKVQWAEFAAGPQQLEALNANGLDIASTAESPPVFSQAAGAPLVYLATTRPSGKAISLLVPVNSSIKNVTDLNGKKVAFQKASIGHYLLVKALEDAGLKLSDVQSVFLAPADANAAFSQNKVDAWYIWEPFGTRNVQNKIARVLADGDKLRDTGNFYSTSHQFYQAHPDVIKVFLEELEKSEIWTKDHPKEVAQLLAPVTQLDPPTLEIMHNKYDYGLLPITEKTITKQQEVADKWYSLGLIPKKVNVRDGFLTPEEYAKITPSDVLANK, encoded by the coding sequence ATGCCAGCTTTAAAAGGAAAGTTTGAATTCAGAAAAAGCCCCAGAACAACACGTCGTTCTTTGTTATTTGCTTTGGGTTACTGCTTAATGCTATCGACGACCCTATCAAGTTGTAGTCAAGCCAAAAATAACACTCAACAGTCAGCAGCTTCCCCTGGATCAGTAGTTTCATCTAGCGCTACAGAGAAGTCAACTGATAAGCAAGTAGTACGGATTGTACGTTCCAAACAACTTTCCGCTTTAGCAATTTTAGAAAAGCAGGGTTCCTTAGAAAAGCGATTAGAGCCTCTGGGTTTTAAAGTACAGTGGGCTGAGTTTGCGGCTGGGCCACAACAGCTAGAAGCCCTGAATGCGAATGGATTGGATATTGCATCTACAGCCGAATCGCCTCCTGTATTTTCACAAGCAGCAGGAGCGCCCCTTGTTTATCTAGCTACTACACGTCCTAGTGGTAAAGCTATTTCACTTTTAGTTCCTGTAAATTCTTCAATTAAAAATGTTACTGATTTGAATGGTAAAAAAGTGGCTTTTCAGAAAGCTTCCATTGGGCACTATTTATTAGTTAAAGCATTAGAAGATGCAGGGTTGAAACTAAGCGATGTCCAATCAGTTTTTTTAGCACCAGCAGATGCAAATGCAGCATTCAGTCAAAATAAGGTGGATGCTTGGTATATTTGGGAGCCATTCGGTACCAGAAATGTACAAAATAAAATAGCTCGTGTTTTAGCAGATGGTGATAAGTTGCGGGATACTGGCAATTTTTACTCAACTTCACACCAATTTTATCAGGCTCATCCTGATGTAATCAAAGTGTTTTTAGAGGAGTTAGAAAAGTCAGAAATCTGGACTAAGGATCATCCGAAAGAAGTAGCACAACTGCTTGCTCCTGTAACTCAGCTAGATCCGCCGACTCTAGAAATAATGCACAATAAATATGATTATGGGTTGTTACCAATTACTGAGAAAACTATTACCAAGCAACAAGAAGTTGCAGATAAGTGGTACAGCCTCGGACTTATCCCGAAAAAGGTGAATGTTAGAGATGGCTTTTTAACGCCTGAAGAATACGCCAAAATTACTCCTTCAGATGTATTAGCTAATAAGTAG
- a CDS encoding class I SAM-dependent methyltransferase: MTQLKTLPTYDPSLFEGAAEGYAQYRTKYPPVVFDKLAEIFNLNGQGRLLDLGTGPGLISIPLRTQFEEVVAIDPDPEMIAEAKRQAAAVGANNITWLEQGAELIDSSLGKFNLTTIGRAFHWMERELVLERLYELLTDDGGLALLQTGDNPWESNLPWKQAAVGVVKKWLGEERRTGQQGQGTRKPVDPPHEVVIGNSAFARQENYEVPFEKSWTIDSYLGYLYTTAFSLKIFYGDKAPAFEKDLREALLAVEPSGHFTEELKATILVACKH; this comes from the coding sequence ATGACTCAACTAAAAACACTTCCAACTTACGACCCAAGTTTATTTGAGGGAGCCGCTGAGGGCTACGCTCAATATAGAACCAAATACCCACCTGTTGTATTCGATAAACTAGCCGAAATATTTAATCTCAATGGTCAAGGACGACTCCTCGATTTAGGTACCGGCCCAGGATTAATTTCAATTCCCCTACGAACCCAATTTGAAGAAGTTGTTGCGATCGATCCCGATCCAGAAATGATTGCAGAAGCTAAACGCCAAGCAGCAGCAGTCGGAGCAAATAATATTACTTGGTTAGAACAAGGAGCAGAATTAATCGACTCTAGTTTAGGGAAATTTAACTTAACTACTATTGGTAGAGCCTTCCACTGGATGGAACGCGAATTAGTGCTTGAACGCCTTTATGAATTGCTAACTGATGATGGTGGATTAGCACTGCTTCAGACTGGTGACAACCCTTGGGAAAGCAATCTACCTTGGAAACAAGCTGCTGTTGGAGTAGTAAAAAAATGGTTAGGTGAAGAACGACGGACTGGACAACAAGGACAAGGAACTCGTAAGCCAGTCGATCCTCCCCATGAAGTCGTCATTGGCAATTCGGCTTTTGCTCGTCAAGAAAACTATGAAGTGCCATTTGAAAAATCTTGGACTATCGATAGTTATCTCGGCTATTTATACACTACAGCCTTCTCTCTGAAAATTTTCTATGGCGATAAAGCTCCAGCATTTGAAAAGGATCTCAGAGAAGCGCTGCTAGCAGTTGAGCCATCTGGACATTTTACAGAAGAACTCAAAGCTACAATCCTAGTCGCTTGCAAGCACTAG
- a CDS encoding amidohydrolase family protein: MTIALDRPQKTRSAQIREKLGYPIIDTDVHTQEFEPAVLDYLEQVGGTALVERFKENLPGSSRFKWYKQSWEERFAYRTNRPNWWGRPTKNTLNLATISLPKLLHERLEEAGTDFAVVYPNLATMAPNIGNEEMRRAVCRAVNTYHADIFRPYSDRLTPIAAIPLHTPEEGIEELEYAVNVLGLKAIQIPGYVRRPIPAFEKYGKEVANEVVWIDNFGLDSEYNYDSFWAKCVELKVVPTTHASSQGWTTQRSVTNAQYNHINHFAFAAEALCKSLFFGGVTHRFPQLKFAFLEGGSAWGASLYADIIWHWETRNKQHLLSNNNPAIIDKEALVELYTRYGSELVDGRLDKIGDGLGFHHQLLAPENPGELDEFELAGIEKPEDVRDRFLNHFYFGTESDDTRVSQAFNRAANPFGDAYGGQSQRIKAFLGSDSGHWDVPDITAVTANAYSMAEREIITEEDLRYFLSIHPLELYTSLNQDFFKGTGVEKAANEYLAGK; the protein is encoded by the coding sequence ATGACGATCGCTCTAGACCGCCCACAAAAAACCAGGTCTGCTCAAATTCGGGAAAAACTTGGTTATCCGATCATTGACACCGATGTACATACCCAAGAATTTGAACCAGCAGTCTTGGATTATTTAGAGCAAGTTGGTGGAACTGCACTTGTTGAACGTTTCAAAGAGAATTTGCCAGGATCTTCCCGCTTTAAGTGGTACAAGCAAAGTTGGGAAGAACGTTTTGCTTATCGCACCAATCGCCCTAACTGGTGGGGTCGTCCAACTAAAAATACTTTGAATTTGGCTACCATTAGCTTACCCAAGTTGCTGCATGAGCGCTTGGAAGAAGCAGGTACAGACTTTGCCGTTGTCTACCCCAATTTGGCAACAATGGCCCCAAATATCGGCAACGAAGAAATGCGGCGGGCTGTTTGTCGGGCAGTTAATACTTACCATGCTGATATTTTCCGTCCTTATAGCGATCGCCTAACACCCATTGCCGCCATTCCCCTACACACTCCCGAAGAAGGGATTGAAGAGTTGGAATATGCAGTGAATGTTTTAGGACTCAAAGCAATTCAAATCCCTGGTTACGTTCGTCGTCCAATTCCTGCCTTTGAAAAATACGGCAAAGAAGTCGCTAACGAAGTGGTTTGGATTGATAACTTTGGCTTAGATAGCGAGTATAATTACGATTCATTCTGGGCTAAGTGCGTAGAACTGAAAGTTGTACCCACAACCCACGCTTCTAGCCAAGGTTGGACAACTCAGCGTTCTGTCACCAACGCCCAGTACAATCACATTAATCACTTTGCCTTTGCAGCAGAAGCATTATGCAAATCGCTGTTCTTTGGTGGAGTTACCCACCGCTTTCCGCAATTAAAATTTGCCTTTTTGGAAGGTGGTTCCGCTTGGGGTGCTAGTCTATACGCTGATATTATTTGGCATTGGGAAACCCGCAACAAACAACATTTGTTATCAAATAACAATCCTGCTATTATCGACAAGGAAGCATTAGTAGAGTTATATACTCGCTACGGTAGCGAACTGGTAGATGGACGCTTAGATAAAATTGGTGACGGTTTAGGATTCCACCATCAACTATTAGCTCCAGAAAATCCGGGTGAACTCGACGAATTTGAACTAGCGGGAATAGAGAAACCAGAAGATGTGCGCGATCGCTTCTTGAATCATTTCTACTTCGGTACAGAATCAGACGATACCCGTGTCAGCCAAGCTTTTAATCGTGCAGCTAATCCCTTCGGCGATGCCTACGGCGGGCAAAGCCAACGCATTAAAGCCTTCTTGGGTTCAGATTCCGGTCACTGGGATGTGCCTGATATCACCGCCGTCACCGCCAACGCTTACTCAATGGCAGAACGCGAAATCATTACCGAAGAAGACCTCCGCTACTTCCTCTCCATCCATCCCTTGGAGTTGTACACCAGCCTCAATCAAGACTTCTTCAAAGGTACAGGTGTTGAGAAAGCCGCAAACGAATATCTAGCTGGGAAATAG